A window of Rhododendron vialii isolate Sample 1 chromosome 13a, ASM3025357v1 contains these coding sequences:
- the LOC131313804 gene encoding uncharacterized protein LOC131313804 produces the protein MFDVLQPVLQQMPVCSIKRLRRQFTAPFSPPKFSLSLNSERGNQRERDRERAQARSGQKPRNPKDDGLTPEQRRERDAKALQEKLARKGAQGATGGNTKNSSDVVNKNNKK, from the exons ATGTTTGATGTTCTACAACCTGTGTTGCAACAAATGCCTGTGTGTTCCATCAAGCGCCTAAG ACGTCAATTTACAGCTCCCTTCTCGCCTccgaaattctctctctctctcaacag CGAACGCGGCAACCAAAGGGAGCGAGACCGAGAAAGGGCGCAAGCCAGGTCCGGCCAGAAGCCCAGGAATCCTAAAGACGATGGATTAACACCCGAACAAAGACGAGAAAg GGATGCGAAGGCCCTTCAAGAGAAGCTGGCGAGGAAAGGAGCTCAAGGGGCAACGGGTGGGAACACCAAGAATAGCAGTGATGTTGTTAACAAGAACAACAAGAAGTAA
- the LOC131313189 gene encoding UDP-glycosyltransferase 87A1-like yields the protein MAICNVVAMPYPGRGHINPMMNLCKLLSSRRNDNILVTFVVTEEWLGLIGSETKPDCIRFVTIPNVLPSELVRADDMDSFFEAVLTKIEEPFEGVLDRLEEPADVIVADTFLPWAVGVGRRRNIPVASFWVMPVTAFSMFYHFDLIAQNPHFPAEFPERAEVTVDNIPGLSPFRLSDLPSIFHFLNQKILQRLFDMISNVSQAQYLLFNSIFELEPSVIDALQATFPFPVYSLGPVIPYFNLQYHNSSRPTTPNEVDYLEWLDSQPQSSVLYFSLGSFLSVSSAQMDEIAAGLHSSGVKYLLVARDKASSVKESICGGLGMVVPWCDQLKVLCHPSVGGFFTHCGWNSTLESIFAGLPLLAFPIAMDQVPISKLVAEDWKIGWKAKGANGDLVRREEIAELVRKFMDTENVGRKELVERAREIRETCRRAIGKGGSSERNFEAFMKDISK from the exons ATGGCGATATGCAACGTGGTAGCCATGCCTTACCCAGGTAGGGGCCACATCAACCCCATGATGAACCTCTGCAAGTTGCTCTCTTCCCGGCGTAACGACAACATACTCGTTACGTTCGTCGTCACGGAGGAGTGGCTCGGCCTAATCGGCTCCGAGACCAAGCCGGATTGCATCCGCTTCGTCACCATCCCCAACGTCCTGCCGTCGGAGCTGGTCCGAGCCGACGACATGGACAGCTTCTTCGAAGCCGTCCTGACTAAAATCGAGGAGCCGTTCGAGGGGGTACTCGACCGGCTAGAGGAGCCAGCGGATGTTATTGTGGCTGATACTTTCTTGCCTTGGGCCGTTGGTGTCGGGAGGAGAAGGAATATTCCGGTGGCTTCGTTCTGGGTAATGCCGGTGACTGCGTTTTCGATGTTTTACCATTTTGATCTTATCGCTCAAAACCCGCACTTCCCTGCTGAGTTTCCCG AAAGAGCAGAAGTGACGGTGGACAACATCCCAGGCCTATCTCCATTCCGTTTATCCGACCTTCCCAGCATCTTTCactttttgaaccaaaaaatattGCAAAGACTCTTTGATATGATCTCCAACGTATCCCAAGCACAATATCTCTTGTTCAACTCCATTTTCGAGCTCGAGCCTTCGGTCATCGACGCTTTGCAAGCCACATTCCCATTCCCCGTCTACTCTCTTGGCCCCGTCATACCTTACTTCAATTTGCAGTACCATAATTCCTCTCGCCCCACCACCCCAAACGAGGTCGACTACCTCGAATGGCTAGACTCTCAGCCTCAGAGTTCTGTTCTGTACTTTTCGCTGGGAAGTTTCCTTTCCGTATCAAGTGCCCAAATGGATGAAATCGCAGCCGGCCTGCACAGCAGCGGGGTGAAGTACTTGTTGGTGGCGCGTGACAAGGCGTCGAGCGTGAAAGAGTCCATTTGCGGTGGTTTGGGAATGGTGGTACCTTGGTGTGACCAATTGAAGGTGCTATGCCATCCGTCGGTTGGAGGATTTTTTACTCACTGCGGGTGGAATTCGACTTTGGAAAGTATTTTCGCGGGGTTACCATTGCTTGCTTTTCCTATTGCAATGGATCAAGTCCCAATAAGTAAATTGGTTGCGGAAGATTGGAAGATTGGGTGGAAGGCAAAGGGCGCGAATGGTGATTTGGTGAGGAGAGAGGAAATCGCTGAGCTTGTGCGAAAGTTTATGGATACAGAAAATGTTGGGAGGAAAGAACTGGTggaaagagcaagagaaatCCGTGAGACGTGTCGACGAGCTATTGGAAAAGGAGGATCATCTGAGAGGAACTTCGAAGCTTTCATGAAAGATATCTCCAAATGA
- the LOC131313509 gene encoding UDP-glycosyltransferase 87A1-like — MATYHVVAMPYPGRGHINPMMNLCKLLSSRRNDDILVTFVVTEEWLGLIGSETKPDSIRFVTIPNVLPSELVRAADMVSFVQAVLTKIEEPFEGILDRLEAPADVIVADTFLPWAVDVGRRRNIPVASFWVMPVTVFSMFYHFDLLPQNRHFPVEFPERAEVTVDNIPGLSPFRLSDLPGIFHLQNQTLLQRVVELISKVPQAQYLLFNSVFELEPSVIDALQATFPFPVYSLGPLIPYFNLQYHNSSRPSAPNGVDYLGWLDSQPQSSVLYVSLGSFLSVSSAQMDEIAAGLDNSGMKYLLVARDKALSLKESVCGGLGMVVPWCDQLKVLCHPSIGGFWTHCGWNSTVESFFAGLPLLAFPIAMDQVPISKLVAEDWKIGWKVKGATGDLVSREEIAELVRRFMDSENVGKKELVERARKIRETCRRAIEKGGSSEKNFEAFMKDVFK, encoded by the exons ATGGCGACATACCACGTGGTAGCCATGCCTTACCCAGGTAGGGGCCACATCAACCCCATGATGAACCTCTGCAAGTTGCTCTCTTCACGGCGTAACGACGACATTCTCGTCACGTTCGTCGTCACGGAGGAGTGGCTCGGTCTAATCGGCTCCGAGACCAAGCCGGATAGCATCCGCTTCGTCACCATCCCCAACGTCTTGCCATCGGAGCTGGTCCGAGCCGCCGACATGGTCAGCTTCGTCCAAGCCGTCCTGACTAAAATCGAGGAGCCGTTCGAGGGGATACTCGACCGGCTGGAGGCGCCGGCGGATGTTATTGTGGCTGATACTTTCTTGCCTTGGGCCGTTGATGTCGGGAGGAGAAGGAATATTCCGGTGGCTTCGTTCTGGGTGATGCCGGTGACCGTGTTTTCGATGTTTTACCATTTTGATCTTCTCCCTCAAAACCGGCATTTCCCCGTTGAGTTTCCCG AAAGAGCAGAAGTCACGGTGGACAACATCCCAGGCCTATCTCCATTCCGTTTATCTGACCTTCCAGGCATCTTTCACCTTCAGAACCAAACACTCTTGCAAAGAGTCGTTGAACTGATCTCCAAAGTACCCCAAGCACAATATCTCTTGTTCAACTCTGTTTTCGAGCTCGAGCCTTCGGTCATCGACGCTTTGCAAGCCACATTCCCGTTCCCTGTCTACTCTCTTGGCCCCCTCATACCTTACTTCAATCTGCAGTACCACAATTCCTCTCGCCCTTCCGCCCCAAACGGTGTTGACTACCTTGGATGGCTAGACTCTCAGCCTCAGAGTTCCGTTTTGTACGTTTCGCTTGGGAGTTTCCTTTCCGTATCAAGTGCCCAGATGGACGAAATTGCAGCCGGCCTGGACAACAGCGGCATGAAGTACTTGTTGGTGGCACGTGACAAGGCGTTGAGCTTGAAGGAGTCCGtttgtggtggtttgggaaTGGTGGTGCCTTGGTGTGACCAGTTGAAGGTGCTATGCCATCCATCGATCGGAGGATTTTGGACTCACTGTGGATGGAATTCAACTGTGGAAAGTTTTTTCGCGGGGTTACCGTTGCTTGCTTTTCCTATTGCAATGGATCAAGTCCCAATAAGTAAATTGGTTGCGGAAGATTGGAAGATCGGGTGGAAGGTGAAGGGGGCAACTGGTGATTTGGTGAGCAGAGAGGAAATCGCTGAGCTTGTGCGGAGGTTTATGGATTCAGAAAATGTTGGGAAGAAAGAACTAGTGGAAAGAGCAAGAAAAATCCGAGAGACGTGTCGACGAGCTATTGAAAAAGGAGGATCATCTGAGAAGAATTTCGAAGCTTTCATGAAAGATGTCTTCAAATGA
- the LOC131313803 gene encoding uncharacterized protein LOC131313803: MDLRVPPSSAPSGPTSPAPNCRIQIFRILNQIRLNTTTISCLLSRLTTTDPPPPRSPLPSDHHHPDLLSSLRLSHTLLSMYCHRRAPKPAPIATDAPQPPLVSHRS, translated from the exons ATGGATTTAAGGGTCCCACCAAGTTCTGCACCAAGTGGCCCAACTTCTCCAGCCCCAAATTGCCGAATTCAAATTTTCCGAATTTTGAATCAAATCAGACTCAACACCACCACGATATCCTGTCTTCTCTCCCGCCTCACCACCACCGACCCGCCACCACCACGATCTCCTCTCCCGTCTGACCACCACCACCCTgatctcctctcttctctccgCCTCTCACATACTCTCCTCTCGATGTATTGCCACCGTCGGGCACCCAAACCAGCCCCCATCGCCACCGACGCACCACAACCACCTCTTGTCTCTCACAG GTCCTAG